Proteins encoded within one genomic window of Ranitomeya variabilis isolate aRanVar5 chromosome 4, aRanVar5.hap1, whole genome shotgun sequence:
- the LOC143766343 gene encoding uncharacterized protein LOC143766343 isoform X1: MWSAALRVEISTISDPLSEDLPYKRIFLIYPSKMDMDRDKIVERILHLTLEILFRLTGEDYTIVKKFSSELCQDSLSERCGRPLSPITGPPPHILVNEDINDQKILELTYKMIELLTGEVPIRCQDVAVYLSMEEWEYLEGHKDVYKDVILEVTQPITKPDLSSKRTTPERCPRPLLPQDCKQEDPNVPQDHQGEDLTHINTTETYVRGDERCKEEIPTYDYPDDCTRSDGQLTSSIFKSDDFEIPQDTTEVNAITPNIPSSLQSKDLSSDHLKQFMFSNSLPTKKENQSHKISIKKRADPKANKSFSCSEYGNSFHLEKSFLKHQKINAVENRFSCSKCGKCFNHKSNLGRHQITHTGEKRFSCSECGKCFIRKSSLVMHQRIHTGEKPFSCSECGICFNKKAHRDDHRRTHTGEKPFSCSECAKRFNRKSVLIKHQRTHTGERPFLCSECGKCFIQKSALVYHQKIHTGEKSFSCSQCRKCFNRKVHLDSHQRTHTEERPFSCSECGKCFSRKSDFVRHQRTHTGEKPFSCSECGKCFNQKSHLASHQKTHTGKKPFYCSECGKCFSQKSHLNIHQMSHTGEKPFSCSECEKCFAEKSLLINHQRTHTGEKPFSCSECGKCFNQKSNLASHQKTHTGKKPFYCSECGKCFSQKSHLNIHQMSHTGEKPFSCSECGKCFVNKSSLLSHQRSHTGEKPFLC, encoded by the exons atctctacaatatcggatcctctcagtgaagatcttccatataagagaattttcctgatttacccatcaaagatggatatggacagagacaagattgtggagaggatattacacctcaccctagagatcctcttccggcttactggagag GATTACACCATAGTGAAGAAGTTCTCTAGTGAGCTCTGTCAGGACTCTTTGTCTGAGAGAtgcggaagacccctgagcccaatcacgggaccTCCACCTCACATCCTGGtaaatgaggacatcaatgaccagaagatcctagaactcacctacaagatgatcgaGCTGCTGACGGGAGAG gttcctataaggtgtcaggatgttgctgtctatttgtccatggaggagtgggagtatttagaaggacacaaagatgtgtACAAAGACGTCATATTGGAGGTTACTCAGCCCATCACAAAaccag atctatccagtaagaggacaacaccagagagatgtccccgtcctcttcttccacaggactgtaaacaagaagatcccaatgttcctcaggatcatcag ggtgaagatctgacccatattaatactacagagacatatgtgaggggtgatgagcggtgtaaggaggagattcctacatatgactacccag atgactgtaccagatcAGACGGACAGCTGacctcttcaatttttaaatcagatgattttgagatcccacaggatacaactgAAGTAAATGCCATTACTCCAAATATCCCATCATCCCTTcaaagcaaagatctgtcatctgatcattTGAAACAGTTCATGTTTTCTAATTCATTACCGACTaaaaaggaaaatcaaagtcacaaaataagcattaaaaaaagaGCTGATCCTAAAGCAaataagtcattttcatgttcagaatatggaaatagttttcatctcgaaaagtcttttcttaaacatcaaaaaattaACGCCGTAGAAAATAGGTTTTCTTgctccaagtgtgggaaatgttttaaccataaatcaaatCTTGGTAGGCACcagataactcacacaggggagaagcgattttcgtgttcagaatgtggaaaatgttttatccgTAAATCATCtttggttatgcaccagagaattcacacaggggagaagcctttttcatgttcagaatgtgggatatgTTTTAACAAGAAAGCGCATCGTGATGACCACCGGAGAACTCACaccggggagaagcctttttcatgctcagaatgtgcaaAACGGTTTAACCGGAAATCAGTTTTGATtaagcaccaaagaactcacacaggggagaggccttttttgtgttcagaatgtgggaaatgtttcattcagaaatcagctttggtttaCCACCAGaaaattcatacaggggagaagtctttttcctgttcacaatgtcgaaaatgttttaaccggaaagtgcatcttgatagccaccagagaacccacacagaagagaggcctttttcatgttcagaatgtgggaaatgtttcagccgtaaatcagattttgttaggcaccagagaactcacacaggggagaagccattttcatgttcagaatgtgggaaatgttttaaccagaaatcacatcttgccagtcaccagaaaacccacacagggaagaagcctttttactgttcagaatgtgggaagtgttttagccagaaatcacatCTTAATATCCATCAGATgagccacacaggggagaagcctttttcatgttcagaatgtgagaaatgttttgcagAGAAATCGCTGCTTATTaatcatcagagaacccacacaggggagaaaccattttcatgttcagaatgtgggaaatgttttaaccagaaatcaaatcttgcgagtcaccagaaaacccacacagggaagaagcctttttactgttcagaatgtgggaagtgttttagccagaaatcacatCTTAATATCCATCAGATGagccacacaggtgagaagcctttttcatgttcagaatgtggaaaatgttttgtgaataaatcatctcttcttagtcaccagcgtagtcacacaggggagaagccttttttatgttaa
- the LOC143766343 gene encoding uncharacterized protein LOC143766343 isoform X2: MWSAALRVEVGAGGSIILYVECGSAGGGRCWRLHYSLCGVRLCGSRSVLEAPLFSMWSAALRVEISTISDPLSEDLPYKRIFLIYPSKMDMDRDKIVERILHLTLEILFRLTGEDYTIVKKFSSELCQDSLSERCGRPLSPITGPPPHILVNEDINDQKILELTYKMIELLTGEVPIRCQDVAVYLSMEEWEYLEGHKDVYKDVILEVTQPITKPDLSSKRTTPERCPRPLLPQDCKQEDPNVPQDHQGEDLTHINTTETYVRGDERCKEEIPTYDYPDDCTRSDGQLTSSIFKSDDFEIPQDTTEVNAITPNIPSSLQSKDLSSDHLKQFMFSNSLPTKKENQSHKISIKKRADPKANKSFSCSEYGNSFHLEKSFLKHQKINAVENRFSCSKCGKCFNHKSNLGRHQITHTGEKRFSCSECGKCFIRKSSLVMHQRIHTGEKPFSCSECGICFNKKAHRDDHRRTHTGEKPFSCSECAKRFNRKSVLIKHQRTHTGERPFLCSECGKCFIQKSALVYHQKIHTGEKSFSCSQCRKCFNRKVHLDSHQRTHTEERPFSCSECGKCFSRKSDFVRHQRTHTGEKPFSCSECGKCFNQKSHLASHQKTHTGKKPFYCSECGKCFSQKSHLNIHQMSHTGEKPFSCSECEKCFAEKSLLINHQRTHTGEKPFSCSECGKCFNQKSNLASHQKTHTGKKPFYCSECGKCFSQKSHLNIHQMSHTGEKPFSCSECGKCFVNKSSLLSHQRSHTGEKPFLC; the protein is encoded by the exons atctctacaatatcggatcctctcagtgaagatcttccatataagagaattttcctgatttacccatcaaagatggatatggacagagacaagattgtggagaggatattacacctcaccctagagatcctcttccggcttactggagag GATTACACCATAGTGAAGAAGTTCTCTAGTGAGCTCTGTCAGGACTCTTTGTCTGAGAGAtgcggaagacccctgagcccaatcacgggaccTCCACCTCACATCCTGGtaaatgaggacatcaatgaccagaagatcctagaactcacctacaagatgatcgaGCTGCTGACGGGAGAG gttcctataaggtgtcaggatgttgctgtctatttgtccatggaggagtgggagtatttagaaggacacaaagatgtgtACAAAGACGTCATATTGGAGGTTACTCAGCCCATCACAAAaccag atctatccagtaagaggacaacaccagagagatgtccccgtcctcttcttccacaggactgtaaacaagaagatcccaatgttcctcaggatcatcag ggtgaagatctgacccatattaatactacagagacatatgtgaggggtgatgagcggtgtaaggaggagattcctacatatgactacccag atgactgtaccagatcAGACGGACAGCTGacctcttcaatttttaaatcagatgattttgagatcccacaggatacaactgAAGTAAATGCCATTACTCCAAATATCCCATCATCCCTTcaaagcaaagatctgtcatctgatcattTGAAACAGTTCATGTTTTCTAATTCATTACCGACTaaaaaggaaaatcaaagtcacaaaataagcattaaaaaaagaGCTGATCCTAAAGCAaataagtcattttcatgttcagaatatggaaatagttttcatctcgaaaagtcttttcttaaacatcaaaaaattaACGCCGTAGAAAATAGGTTTTCTTgctccaagtgtgggaaatgttttaaccataaatcaaatCTTGGTAGGCACcagataactcacacaggggagaagcgattttcgtgttcagaatgtggaaaatgttttatccgTAAATCATCtttggttatgcaccagagaattcacacaggggagaagcctttttcatgttcagaatgtgggatatgTTTTAACAAGAAAGCGCATCGTGATGACCACCGGAGAACTCACaccggggagaagcctttttcatgctcagaatgtgcaaAACGGTTTAACCGGAAATCAGTTTTGATtaagcaccaaagaactcacacaggggagaggccttttttgtgttcagaatgtgggaaatgtttcattcagaaatcagctttggtttaCCACCAGaaaattcatacaggggagaagtctttttcctgttcacaatgtcgaaaatgttttaaccggaaagtgcatcttgatagccaccagagaacccacacagaagagaggcctttttcatgttcagaatgtgggaaatgtttcagccgtaaatcagattttgttaggcaccagagaactcacacaggggagaagccattttcatgttcagaatgtgggaaatgttttaaccagaaatcacatcttgccagtcaccagaaaacccacacagggaagaagcctttttactgttcagaatgtgggaagtgttttagccagaaatcacatCTTAATATCCATCAGATgagccacacaggggagaagcctttttcatgttcagaatgtgagaaatgttttgcagAGAAATCGCTGCTTATTaatcatcagagaacccacacaggggagaaaccattttcatgttcagaatgtgggaaatgttttaaccagaaatcaaatcttgcgagtcaccagaaaacccacacagggaagaagcctttttactgttcagaatgtgggaagtgttttagccagaaatcacatCTTAATATCCATCAGATGagccacacaggtgagaagcctttttcatgttcagaatgtggaaaatgttttgtgaataaatcatctcttcttagtcaccagcgtagtcacacaggggagaagccttttttatgttaa